A single window of Debaryomyces hansenii CBS767 chromosome F complete sequence DNA harbors:
- a CDS encoding DEHA2F26114p (no similarity) produces the protein MAHSPKLSIAAIGTMSSVFIIYALIKSPLKYQWASENRISPKADLAWRTSSQKWLDNQ, from the coding sequence ATGGCTCATTCTCCTAAGTTAAGTATTGCCGCTATCGGTACCATGTCCTCGgttttcattatatatgCCCTTATCAAATCAcctttgaaatatcaatGGGCAAGTGAAAACAGAATTAGTCCAAAGGCTGATTTAGCCTGGAGAACTTCAAGTCAAAAATGGCTTGATAACCAATAA
- a CDS encoding mitochondrial 54S ribosomal protein YmL3 (some similarities with uniprot|P36516 Saccharomyces cerevisiae YMR024W MRPL3 Mitochondrial ribosomal protein of the large subunit), translating into MLRSVSRVKIPHIALGRRVLTSSYHTSRIDKSLKTEYDSIRDYGSYKNTIFTHRLPESTAQQSPPLVALHSRLNLPSSFTLSTLSQALNLKKYDGLANNFGLNTLGKTLLSYYVSEHLLVKYPRLPMPIHNVAVDSYMGSNALFDIGKIWGIQVDTTSKLEKYLSQEPEFMQYGKLRFISEEFKNEVKESGVFELSEEEIASINKENNTYLSKETEAYASAVRSIIGGLYTHAGEDVTKQFIHDHILSRKLPLDQMFQFSKPTRELVRLCEKLNFTEPVEIRLIAETGRLSSHAIYVAGAFSGVEKLGEGVGSSLQEAKTRAVVNALMSYYLYSPVSEDGSEVKLPSDKNYKFEGIVGIGDVAI; encoded by the coding sequence atgTTAAGACTGGTCTCCAGGGTAAAGATACCACACATTGCATTAGGTCGCCGCGTTCTTACGTCGTCGTACCACACATCACGCATAGATAAATCCCTTAAAACCGAATATGATTCGATTAGAGACTATGGAAGTTACAAGAATACCATATTTACGCACAGATTACCAGAATCAACCGCGCAACAATCACCACCATTAGTTGCATTACACTCAAGATTGAATCTTCCATCATCATTTACGTTGTCAACCTTATCACAAGCcttaaatttgaagaaatacgACGGATTGGCCAATAATTTTGGGTTAAACACTTTGGGTAAAACCTTGTTATCGTACTATGTATCAGAGCATTTGTTAGTTAAATATCCAAGATTGCCAATGCCGATCCATAATGTTGCCGTAGATTCGTACATGGGACTGAATGCGTTATTCGACATTGGAAAAATTTGGGGTATTCAGGTCGACACCACATCCAAGTTAGAAAAATACTTATCCCAAGAACCAGAATTCATGCAGTACGGTAAGTTGAGATTCATCTCCGAAGAGtttaaaaatgaagttaAGGAATCGGGAGTTTTTGAATTgtctgaagaagaaattgcttctattaacaaagaaaacaataCGTATTTATCTAAAGAGACCGAAGCATATGCATCTGCTGTTAGATCGATTATCGGTGGATTATATACTCATGCAGGTGAAGACGTCACTAAGCAATTTATTCACGATCATATCTTGTCCAGAAAATTACCTCTCGATCAAATGTTTCAATTTAGCAAACCAACCAGAGAATTGGTAAGATTgtgtgaaaaattaaatttcaCCGAACCAGTCGAAATCAGATTAATTGCCGAGACCGGTAGATTATCAAGTCATGCTATTTACGTTGCTGGTGCCTTCAGTggtgttgaaaaattgggtGAAGGTGTTGGATCTTCTTTGCAAGAAGCCAAGACAAGAGCTGTGGTAAATGCTTTAATGTCCTACTACTTATACTCGCCAGTGTCTGAAGATGGTAGTGAAGTCAAATTACCAAGTGACAAAAACTACAAATTCGAGGGTATTGTTGGTATTGGTGATGTCGCTATCTAA
- a CDS encoding DEHA2F26202p (similar to uniprot|P38801 Saccharomyces cerevisiae YHR081W LRP1 Substrate-specific nuclear cofactor for exosome activity in the processing of stable RNAs) has translation MENIDNVNLFVQSLDNSVDQLTEKLEPILKKSLEEKIAASDSQVERIKIYNNYSYVLISILFSYLKTLGINTDQHPIMKELTRIKSYMKRYKELEAKLASKDTSKEDAEAARTFIQNTLGTKLNGGGAAISSNMSSPAISSSNFAGVHTKFSDPENNSDSESTSKPKSEPTSKTSAKKKISSKPKGKASKVTKPQSKSKRSNTK, from the coding sequence ATGGAGAATATTGATAACGtgaatttatttgttcAGTCGTTGGATAATTCAGTAGACCAACTTACAGAAAAATTGGAACcaatattaaagaagtCATTAGAAGAGAAAATAGCAGCATCAGATTCACAAGTGGAACGCataaagatatataataaCTACTCATATGTATTAATTTCCATACTATTTTCATACTTGAAAACCCTTGGCATAAATACGGATCAACATCCtataatgaaagaattgacAAGAATTAAACTGTACATGAAGAGATATAAAGAGCTCGAAGCTAAATTAGCGTCAAAAGATACATCTAAGGAAGATGCTGAGGCTGCAAGAACTTTCATTCAGAATACTCTTGGTACGAAATTAAACGGTGGGGGAGCAGCGATTAGTTCCAATATGAGCTCTCCAGCTATAAGCTCGTCAAACTTTGCCGGTGTTCATACGAAATTTAGTGATCCTGAAAACAACAGTGATTCAGAATCCACATCTAAACCTAAATCTGAACCTACATCTAAAACATCGgctaagaagaagatatcTCTGAAACCTAAGGGTAAAGCTTCTAAGGTAACAAAACCACAAAGCAAGTCTAAACGGTCGAACACTAAATGA
- a CDS encoding DEHA2F26180p (similar to uniprot|Q04031 Saccharomyces cerevisiae YDR412W Protein required for cell viability), with translation MAPGRTNREILTGGKKYAQKQAKKYGVDEVVFDKDSRQEYLTGFHKRKLQRQKKAQDYNKEQDRLARIEERKKMRDEKKKDIETQLKRFNETVKEITHFNDSDDEASNKDNEENDGNWAGFGDDNDSDQNDEDSNSSANNKHNLPKGILQHKEVYKVDEDQLLPDSNAIIDDETTVTVESIDNPAVSSAQQEDLDAIAKANNVNLKKSDEILDESIKRAKNYAVLCGVTKPTSKDKVKKKKFRYLTKAERRENTRKEKSKKFSNKKK, from the coding sequence ATGGCACCTGGTAGAACTAATAGAGAGATCTTAACCGGTGGTAAGAAGTATGCCCAAAAGCAGGCCAAGAAGTATGGAGTTGATGAGGTAGTATTTGATAAAGACTCCCGTCAGGAATACTTAACAGGGTTCcataaaagaaaattgcAAAGACAGAAGAAGGCACAGGATTATAATAAGGAGCAAGATAGGTTAGCTAGGATAGaggaaagaaaaaaaatgagggatgaaaagaaaaaggaCATTGAAACTCAGCTCAAGAGGTTCAACGAGACGGTTAAAGAAATAACTCATTTCAACGATAGCGACGACGAAGCTAGTAATAAAGACAACGAAGAAAACGATGGAAATTGGGCTGGCTTTGGTGACGACAACGACAGTGAtcaaaatgatgaagattccAACAGTTCGGCAAATAATAAGCATAATCTTCCAAAAGGAATTCTTCAGCATAAGGAGGTGTACAAAGTAGACGAAGACCAGCTCTTACCCGACTCCAACGCAATAATAGATGATGAAACTACTGTGACTGTTGAATCCATAGATAACCCTGCCGTTTCAAGTGCTCAGCAAGAAGATTTGGACGCAATTGCTAAAGCTAATAACGttaatttgaagaaatctgACGAAATACTAGATGAATCTATAAAGAGGGCTAAGAACTATGCTGTCTTATGTGGTGTAACTAAACCTACAAGCAAAGATAAAgttaagaagaagaagtttAGATATTTGACTAAAGctgaaagaagagaaaacaccagaaaagaaaaatcGAAAAAGTTTAGCaataagaagaaataa
- a CDS encoding DEHA2F26136p (weakly similar to uniprot|P16151 Saccharomyces cerevisiae YDR414C ERD1 Predicted membrane protein required for the retention of lumenal endoplasmic reticulum proteins), giving the protein MANQSEASGVHFNDFVPLPFRILFIIQLGVYLWYSIIYLCTFYSRLNILELLNLSYSSHNYTQLDRRLPSTGEYETTLPAERIENQLLLKGVWTTLRSITLYNFVGYCLYLVIQLKYDDPEQGKQNAIVSFLYKMIPVVVFLYLFFKVFYSSGSKANAKSVGQYRVYTTIKRILLGRINSTTMRTNDILISDTLTSYGKVINDFGLFVWANYYKSESPYNIKLEFIILCIPTFIRIKQCWYEYSSTKNLSHFFNMTKYSTAIGPLIINLLIKMTLQTLSPDNNEQLKEDEVLIRLTKLNAWWYFCSVLNSTYTFIWDVKMDWGFGLFDIFFKANKIRNYTLLRPSHQLIYGNIFGYYCVILIDFILRFLWIFRLFITNEVENRFMVNKLGAFLFGSDSFSLGYVVVEVLEILRRWLWCFIKLESDWVKLQVTINPDIEMTNIDKRDT; this is encoded by the coding sequence ATGGCTAACCAGTCAGAGGCTTCTGGAGTTCATTTCAATGACTTTGTTCCATTACCTTTCAGAATATTGTTCATAATACAGTTGGGTGTCTATTTATGGTACTCAATAATATACTTGTGCACATTCTATTCACGGCTCAATAtcttagaattattgaatttatcgTACTCGAGTCATAATTATACACAATTGGATCGACGCCTACCAAGTACAGGTGAGTATGAAACCACATTACCGGCAGAACGGATTGAAAATCAACTTTTATTAAAGGGAGTTTGGACTACCCTCCGATCCATAACTCTTTATAATTTTGTGGGATACTGTTTATACTTAgtgattcaattgaaatatgatGATCCTGAACAAGGAAAACAGAATGCAATAGTTTCATTCTTGTACAAGATGATTCCTGTTGTAGTGTTTTTGTACctatttttcaaagttttCTACCTGTCTGGGTCGAAGGCTAATGCCAAATCAGTTGGACAATACCGTGTCTATACAACtataaaaagaattttattGGGAAGGATTAATTCAACTACAATGAGGACTAACGATATTTTAATATCGGATACTTTGACGTCCTACGGCAAAGTcataaatgattttggCTTATTTGTATGGGCCAACTACTACAAATCCGAAAGTCCATACAATATTAAACTCGAATTCATAATATTATGCATTCCTACATTCATTCGTATAAAGCAATGTTGGTATGAATACTCAAGTACTAAGAATTTGCTGCATTTCTTTAACATGACCAAGTATTCCACAGCCATCGGCCCTTtaatcattaatttattaattaaaatgaCATTACAAACCTTATCTcctgataataatgaacaactcaaagaagatgaagtaTTGATCAGATTAACCAAACTTAATGCCTGGTGGTATTTCTGCTCGGTTTTAAATTCTACATACACGTTTATTTGGGACGTAAAAATGGATTGGGGCTTTGGattatttgatatcttCTTTAAAGCGAACAAAATACGAAATTATACTCTTTTAAGGCCCTCTCATCAACTCATATACGGGAACATTTTTGGGTATTATTGCGTCATTTTAATTGACTTCATATTGAGATTTCTTTGGATTTTTAGGCTTTTTATTACAAACGAAGTGGAGAATCGCTTCATGGTTAATAAATTGGGTGCATTCTTATTTGGCTCCGATTCGTTTTCCTTGGGATATGTAGTGGTTGAAGTTCTAGAAATCCTCAGAAGATGGTTGTGGtgttttatcaaattagaGAGTGATTGGGTCAAATTGCAAGTGACCATCAACCCGGATATCGAAATGACAAATATAGACAAGAGAGATACataa
- a CDS encoding DEHA2F26224p (similar to uniprot|P32361 Saccharomyces cerevisiae YHR079C IRE1 Serine-threonine kinase and endoribonuclease), whose translation MHFNIILTLVSFFIHICIIQCSTRLEKVNKDIIRRDEVERRPAAIENSNVTPLDFRSIKDWKLTNLLLVSDIDGNLHGIGRDSGALLWTLPIEEPLVKIATNSSANNHHDNESTQSNILWFVEPYKDGSLYYFVPQFGLNKLPTSIKDLVLESPFSLSGDDKIYTGTRKTSLFTINIYTGEIKSVFGNEEKCPNPNTHYRNRDLGQQDTIMLGKTTYELSIHSKEKTNIVWNVTYSQWGPNNIDNDLIVQNQQSMDKLYFTPFHDKSLLAINKDIGTPIWISKLPSLAVNVFDVFNNMKSLNDYVVLPHPLKYLNDLQTSSNEQSANSDLCLINRTSNSQEWFAMSFNNYPTLIKSAPISEYQMALYKLGHQHSQDVNVDYLKNFQVFESESESNKVVENLIRGIHKFNHLTSDNSYQPVSRFTDYKDEAVKKIGDGKSTGQPEQLENNQIPNIIDGIRLSKPEQDEINESKVPPTSSNQDLLLLDSGNSNKYLSPPDNSSSTTITSLSLIKRICEDVIVILVLLALLMSFGKFGKLGKRLKKFIIDKSITLDSEQKAGNSFPDDKIINKIAVNDDSGNEKQSVDITSSNVETTDSIISSSDDFNNINISQKDQGITNNNSSNNNGVNTDEGKEKTIKKVTIITPNEALEKPDSYTDRNFNENRVEFEDHENNPDDSNSEINLEDTITKKKRKRGSRGGKRGNKNKRVSAEDVNDPQDKESVHSDVDSADVINTKSLVRSKINKVPTKKLQIENNLIITDRILGYGSHGTIVYQGTFENRPVAVKRMLLDFYDIANHEVKLLQESDDHPNVIRYFCSQSSETEKFLYIALELCLCSLEDIIEKSKSFPKDIRLKDINATDVLHQLVSGLHYLHSLKIVHRDLKPQNILVADLKKSTTNSVNPSARLLISDFGLCKKLDADQSSFRATTQNAASGTSGWRAPELLLHHDLLEISPDTISSVGSSSRHSITTATSNVNGKRLTKAIDIFSLGCVFFYILTKGSHPFGDRYLREGNIIKGEFDLSALKFHCPMDHVESSHLIASMIHFNPKMRPGTTAILKHPYFWPINKKLEFLLKVSDRFEIERRDPPSDLLLKLESISINVHQGNWHKEFDTEFMDNLGKYRKYQQEKLMDLLRAFRNKYHHFNDMPATLQQKMSPLPNGFYNYFSEKFPSLLMEVYFIVEANLQDEHIFEEFYL comes from the coding sequence ATGcattttaatataatattgacGTTGGTTAGTTTTTTTATACATATTTGCATTATACAGTGCTCTACTCGACTAGAGAAAGTGAATAAAGATATAATACGGAGAGATGAGGTCGAGCGGAGGCCGGCGGCAATAGAGAATTCTAATGTAACACCATTAGATTTCAGATCTATAAAAGACTGGAAGCTCACGAACTTACTTTTAGTGAGCGATATAGACGGCAACTTGCATGGAATTGGAAGGGATAGCGGTGCTTTGTTGTGGACATTGCCGATAGAAGAGCCACTAGTTAAAATAGCCACTAATAGCTCAGCCAATAACCATCACGATAACGAAAGCACACAATCTAACATTTTATGGTTTGTCGAGCCGTATAAGGATGGATCATTGTACTATTTTGTGCCCCAGTTTGGCCTCAATAAACTACCAACGAGCATTAAAGATCTAGTACTCGAATCTCCGTTTTCATTAAGCGGagatgataaaatttataCTGGTACTAGGAAGACATCACTTTTcacaataaatatatacacGGGAGAAATCAAATCGGTATttggaaatgaagaaaaatgcCCCAATCCCAACACACACTATCGTAATCGAGACTTAGGTCAGCAAGACACTATAATGCTCGGTAAGACAACTTACGAATTATCTATTCATTCTAAAGAAAAAACAAACATAGTATGGAATGTGACTTACTCCCAATGGGGtccaaataatattgaCAATGACTTAATTGTACAAAATCAGCAAAGTATGGATAAGCTTTATTTCACGCCATTCCACGATAAATCATTGTTGGCCATAAATAAAGACATAGGAACGCCAATTTGGATCAGCAAGTTGCCACTGTTGGCGGTCAATGTATTCgatgtattcaataatatgaaGTCTCTCAATGACTATGTTGTTTTACCGCATCcgttaaaatatttaaatgacCTACAAACCAGTTCTAATGAACAGTCGGCAAATAGTGATTTATGCTTGATTAATAGGACTTCAAATAGCCAGGAATGGTTTGCAATGAGCTTCAACAATTATCCCACACTAATAAAGAGTGCTCCTATATCGGAATACCAAATGgcattatataaattaggTCATCAGCATTCGCAAGATGTTAACGTTGATtacttgaagaatttccAAGTATTTGAGTCGGAATCCGAATCTAATAAGGTGGTGGAAAACTTGATTCGTGGTattcataaattcaatCACTTAACATCAGATAATCTGTATCAGCCCGTATCAAGATTCACGGATTATAAGGACGAGGCTGTTAAGAAAATTGGAGATGGAAAGTCAACTGGCCAACCTGAACAGTTGGAAAACAAtcaaattccaaatattatAGATGGGATTAGATTGTCAAAACCAGAAcaagatgaaataaatgaatcCAAAGTACCACCGACATCAAGCAAccaagatttattattattagattctggaaattcaaataagtATTTATCACCCCCTGATAACAGCAGTTCTACAACGataacttcattatcacttatcaaaagaatttgtGAAGACgttattgttattttgGTGTTATTAGCATTATTGATGTCTTTTGgtaaatttggaaaattagGCAAAagattaaaaaaatttatcatcGATAAGAGTATAACTCTTGACTCGGAACAAAAAGCGGGAAATAGCTTCCCAGATGacaaaataatcaataaaatagcAGTTAATGATGACCTGGGGAATGAAAAACAAAGTGTGGATATAACTTCGTCTAATGTTGAAACAACTGattctattatttcttcgtcggatgatttcaataatatcaatatatctCAGAAGGACCAAGGGattacaaataataattcttcgaaCAATAATGGCGTTAATACTGATGAAGGTAAAGAAAAAACTATAAAGAAGGTAACAATTATCACGCCCAATGAAGCACTTGAGAAGCCAGATTCCTATACTGATCGTAACTTCAATGAGAATAgggttgaatttgaagatcatGAGAATAATCCTGATGACTCGAATAGTGAGATCAACCTTGAGGATACTATTACTAAAAAGAAGCGCAAGAGAGGAAGTCGAGGAGGCAAGCGAGgcaacaaaaataaaagaGTTTCGGCTGAAGATGTTAACGACCCGCAAGATAAAGAAAGCGTTCATAGTGATGTCGACTCGGCTGATGTTATAAATACCAAAAGCTTAGTTAGatctaaaattaataaagtaCCGACGAAGAAATtacaaattgaaaacaatctaataataactGACAGAATTTTGGGTTACGGTTCTCATGGAACCATAGTTTATCAAGGGACGTTTGAGAACAGGCCAGTTGCAGTGAAGCGAATGTTACTCGATTTTTATGATATTGCTAACCACGAAGTTAAGTTATTACAAGAAAGTGATGATCACCCGAATGTTATAAGATACTTTTGCTCTCAACTGAGTGAAacagaaaaatttttatacATTGCATTAGAGCTATGTTTATGTTCTTTAGAGGATATTATagagaaatcaaaatctttcCCCAAGGATATTAGATTGAAAGATATTAATGCCACCGACGTGCTACACCAACTTGTGAGTGGGTtgcattatttgcattctttgaaaattgtTCATAGGGATTTAAAGCCGCAGAATATATTAGTTGCGGACTTGAAAAAATCTACAACGAATTCAGTCAATCCTTCTGCAAGGTTATTAATTTCCGACTTTGGTTTATGCAAGAAGTTAGATGCTGATCAGTCATCCTTCAGAGCCACTACACAAAATGCTGCTCTGGGTACTTCTGGCTGGAGAGCACCTGAATTACTATTACATCATGATTTACTAGAGATCTCCCCAGATACAATTTCATCTGTTGGTTCTTCTTCCCGTCATTCAATAACTACGGCGACCTCAAACGTCAATGGTAAAAGATTAACTAAAGCTATTGACATTTTCTCGTTGGGTTGCGtatttttctatatattAACAAAAGGTTCTCATCCATTTGGTGATAGATACCTTCGAGAaggaaatattattaaggGTGAATTTGACTTATCCGCATTGAAATTCCATTGTCCAATGGATCATGTTGAGCTGTCACATTTGATAGCATCCATGATTCACTTTAATCCTAAAATGAGACCTGGCACAACGGCAATTTTGAAACACCCTTACTTCTGGCCtattaataagaaattagaatttttattaaaagtGAGTGATAggtttgaaattgaaagaaggGATCCTCCAAGTGATCTCCTTTTAAAACTAGAAAGTATATCTATAAACGTTCATCAAGGTAATTGGCACAAAGAATTTGACACAGAATTTATGGATAATTTAGgaaaatatagaaaatacCAACAGGAAAAGCTTATGGACTTATTGAGAGCTTTTAGAAATAAGTACCATCATTTTAACGATATGCCTGCAACTTTGCAACAAAAAATGAGCCCCCTACCAAATGGCttttacaattattttaGCGAGAAGTTTCCAAGCTTGTTAATGGAAGTATACTTTATAGTCGAAGCAAACTTGCAAGACGAGCATATATTCGAAGAATTCTACTTGTGA
- a CDS encoding DEHA2F26158p (no similarity), with amino-acid sequence MNVNSVPESKNPTVAYKEGSRTTVNQPTSESMLEVFTIT; translated from the coding sequence ATGAATGTCAATAGTGTACCTGAATCGAAGAACCCTACAGTGGCTTATAAAGAAGGAAGTAGAACTACGGTAAACCAGCCTACCAGTGAAAGTATGCTTGAAGTATTTACGATAACATGA